In Paenibacillus sp. FSL R7-0345, a single window of DNA contains:
- a CDS encoding S-layer homology domain-containing protein, protein MSSISVKWGAVLIALNTLFGTAAYADAASAGQTAVFTDLKQADPSKISAILDAAEKGYLSGDPNGQFRPEATITRQELAVILTKVLSLKSDSKAFSLYKDVSDSSWSTYAIEAVKQAGIMTGDGNGRFNPSRPVTTEELATIIVRAINGSGARSMLANPAENGTVISAWAKTSVDVAAQLKLSELFENISNPKAAVQRQDIASLLLYTFSQTEQSAVITRINRDFVTIGDTSYLIEGPLKELIGDTNREALEGAVLKFSSLNRHVSGLQELEIVKKGAQLYTASLPSNTLLSISADDVTINGDVTGELKLNEGASKIQLQGNINQFTINSSLSIAINGNGSLQNLKVNSGSKITIDPSLSIQTLHLPDNVLPAQIIQNYIAIQSNIKHVQTASGAIVITAPITSVSTGNQHAANHAPTVANLIPALSRSVADGSQTVALSSVFADLDGDALTLSAVSSDTGVATVSVTGTTLSIIPVTAGTTTITVTANDGNGGTIDATFIAVFTAPVPVNHAPTVANSLSNLNKSVNDGSQMVGLGSIFADLDGDALTLSAVSSDTGVATVSVTGTTLSIMPVTAGTTTITVTANDGNGGTVDTGFTVVFTAPAPVNHAPTVANTISDLNKSVDDGSQTKDLSSVFADQDGDSLTLSAVSSDTGVATVSISGNTLTVVPVNAGTTTITVTANDGNGGTVDATFTAVFTPPVPVNHAPTVANTISDLNKSVDDGVQTTDLSSVFADLDGDTLSFSAVSSNTGVATVSASGNTLSIMPVNAGTTTITVTANDGNGGTVDASFTAVFSPPVPVNHAPTVANSISNLNKSVDDGSQTKDLSSVFADLDGDALTLSAVSSDTGVATVSVSGATLSIVPVTAGTTTITVTANDGNGGTVDASFTAVFTAPVPVNHAPTVANTISDLNKSVDDGSQTKDLSSVFADQDGDSLTLSAVSSDIGVATVSISGNTLTVVPVNAGTTTITVTADDGNGGTIEATFTAVFTPPVPVNHAPTVANSISNLNKSVDDGVQTTDLSSVFADLDGDTLSFSAVSSNTGVATVSASGNTLSIMPVNAGTTTITVTANDGNGGTVDATFTAVFTPPVPVNHAPTVANSISNLNKSVDDGVQTADLSSVFADLDGDTLSFSAVSSNPGVSTVSVSGSTLTIVPVSAGTTTITVTADDGNGGTVDASFTAVFTAPVPVNNAPTVANNISDLNKSIDDGTQTTDLSSVFSDEDGDALTLSAVSSNPGVATVSVSGSTLTIVPVSAGTTTITVSANDGNGGTVDATFTVTFTDAVPNATGIFISETVFGSDYLQAIELYNPTGESIDLSKLRIERSDSTDVIEIDDPTVELNSKQAIVITGPLGDSYDYFSQSFLITDDTNPVTLYLYYDNVLVDIAVISPYQSLARKSGRIIGSTTYEDSDWIDRGTDYTADLRTYEVD, encoded by the coding sequence TTGAGTAGCATTTCAGTGAAATGGGGAGCCGTTCTTATAGCTCTTAATACTTTGTTTGGCACGGCAGCTTACGCAGATGCAGCCTCTGCCGGACAAACAGCGGTGTTTACCGATCTCAAGCAGGCAGACCCGTCCAAAATTTCTGCCATTCTCGATGCTGCAGAAAAGGGATACTTGAGCGGTGATCCGAACGGCCAGTTCCGGCCGGAAGCTACAATCACCCGGCAGGAACTGGCCGTGATCCTGACCAAAGTCTTAAGCCTGAAATCCGACTCCAAAGCATTTTCTCTTTATAAGGATGTATCTGACTCCAGTTGGAGTACCTACGCTATAGAAGCGGTCAAGCAAGCCGGGATTATGACTGGTGACGGCAATGGACGTTTTAATCCTTCACGGCCTGTGACCACAGAGGAACTGGCAACTATTATTGTAAGAGCCATTAATGGAAGCGGAGCGCGCAGTATGCTGGCTAATCCGGCTGAAAACGGTACTGTAATCAGCGCATGGGCCAAAACATCCGTTGACGTTGCCGCACAGCTAAAGCTTTCCGAGCTTTTCGAGAATATCTCTAACCCAAAAGCTGCGGTTCAGCGCCAGGATATTGCATCGCTCTTACTCTATACATTTAGTCAAACCGAGCAATCCGCTGTAATCACCAGGATAAACAGGGATTTTGTAACCATCGGTGATACCTCCTACCTTATTGAAGGCCCGCTCAAGGAGCTGATCGGGGATACCAACCGTGAAGCGCTTGAAGGCGCAGTGCTCAAATTCAGCTCGCTAAACCGTCATGTGAGCGGATTGCAAGAGCTGGAAATTGTAAAAAAAGGCGCTCAGCTGTATACTGCCAGTCTTCCTTCCAACACCCTGCTCAGCATTTCTGCGGATGATGTAACGATTAACGGAGATGTAACGGGTGAACTCAAGCTAAATGAAGGCGCCTCCAAAATTCAACTACAAGGAAATATCAACCAGTTCACTATTAATTCTTCCTTGTCTATCGCCATTAACGGCAATGGTTCATTACAGAACCTAAAAGTTAATTCAGGCTCGAAGATTACTATTGATCCGTCCCTGTCCATACAAACACTGCATCTGCCGGATAACGTACTACCCGCGCAAATCATCCAGAACTACATAGCCATTCAGAGCAACATCAAGCATGTTCAGACGGCTTCCGGAGCTATTGTAATTACCGCTCCGATAACCAGTGTCTCCACTGGTAATCAACATGCGGCGAACCATGCGCCAACTGTGGCGAACCTTATTCCGGCTTTAAGCAGATCTGTAGCAGATGGTTCGCAAACAGTCGCACTTAGCTCTGTTTTTGCCGATCTGGACGGCGATGCGCTTACTCTCTCAGCCGTGTCCTCTGACACGGGCGTGGCCACTGTTTCGGTAACCGGAACTACGCTAAGCATTATACCGGTTACTGCGGGAACCACAACCATTACCGTTACTGCGAATGACGGCAACGGCGGAACGATCGATGCGACCTTCATTGCTGTCTTCACTGCTCCGGTTCCGGTAAATCATGCGCCGACCGTGGCGAACAGCCTCTCGAATTTGAATAAGTCTGTCAATGACGGATCGCAGATGGTGGGTCTTGGTTCAATCTTTGCCGATCTGGACGGCGACGCGCTTACTCTCTCAGCCGTGTCCTCTGACACGGGCGTGGCCACTGTTTCGGTAACCGGAACTACGCTAAGCATTATGCCGGTTACTGCGGGAACCACAACCATTACCGTGACCGCCAATGACGGTAACGGCGGAACGGTCGATACCGGATTTACCGTTGTATTCACTGCTCCGGCTCCGGTAAACCATGCGCCGACTGTGGCAAATACCATCTCAGACTTGAACAAGTCTGTCGATGACGGATCGCAAACCAAGGACCTCAGCTCCGTCTTCGCCGATCAGGACGGCGATTCGCTCACTCTCTCGGCCGTGTCCTCCGACACCGGCGTGGCTACCGTTTCGATCAGCGGCAACACGCTGACTGTGGTACCGGTTAACGCGGGAACCACAACCATTACCGTTACTGCGAATGACGGCAACGGCGGTACGGTTGACGCGACCTTCACCGCTGTATTTACTCCGCCGGTTCCGGTCAACCATGCACCAACCGTGGCAAATACCATCTCAGACTTGAACAAGTCTGTCGATGATGGGGTGCAGACAACTGACCTTAGCTCAGTCTTCGCCGATCTGGACGGTGACACGCTTTCCTTCTCAGCGGTGTCGTCCAACACTGGTGTGGCTACTGTTTCGGCGAGCGGCAATACGCTGAGCATTATGCCGGTTAACGCGGGAACCACAACCATTACCGTTACTGCGAATGACGGCAACGGTGGAACGGTCGACGCCAGCTTCACCGCTGTCTTTTCACCTCCGGTTCCGGTGAACCATGCACCGACCGTGGCGAACAGCATCTCGAATTTGAACAAGTCTGTCGATGACGGATCGCAAACCAAGGATCTCAGCTCCGTCTTCGCCGATCTGGACGGTGATGCGCTTACTCTCTCAGCGGTGTCCTCTGACACGGGCGTGGCTACCGTTTCGGTGAGCGGCGCTACGCTGAGCATTGTGCCGGTTACTGCGGGAACCACAACCATTACCGTTACTGCGAATGACGGCAACGGCGGAACGGTCGACGCCAGCTTCACCGCTGTCTTCACTGCTCCGGTTCCGGTCAACCATGCGCCGACTGTGGCAAATACCATCTCAGACTTGAACAAGTCTGTCGATGACGGATCGCAAACCAAGGACCTCAGCTCCGTCTTCGCCGATCAGGACGGCGATTCGCTCACTCTCTCGGCCGTGTCCTCCGACATCGGCGTGGCTACCGTTTCGATCAGCGGCAACACGCTGACTGTGGTACCGGTTAACGCGGGAACCACAACCATCACTGTCACTGCTGATGATGGCAACGGCGGAACGATTGAAGCGACCTTCACCGCTGTATTTACTCCGCCGGTTCCGGTCAACCATGCACCAACCGTGGCGAACAGCATCTCGAATTTGAACAAGTCTGTCGATGATGGGGTGCAGACAACTGACCTTAGCTCAGTCTTCGCCGATCTGGACGGTGACACGCTTTCCTTCTCAGCGGTGTCATCCAACACTGGTGTGGCTACTGTTTCGGCGAGCGGCAATACGCTGAGCATTATGCCGGTTAACGCGGGAACCACAACCATTACCGTTACTGCGAATGACGGCAACGGCGGTACGGTTGACGCGACCTTCACCGCTGTATTTACTCCGCCTGTTCCGGTCAACCATGCACCAACCGTGGCGAACAGCATCTCGAATTTGAACAAGTCTGTCGATGATGGGGTGCAGACAGCTGACCTGAGCTCGGTCTTCGCCGATCTGGACGGTGACACGCTTTCCTTCTCAGCGGTGTCCTCCAACCCTGGCGTGTCTACTGTTTCGGTGAGCGGCAGCACGCTGACTATCGTCCCGGTTAGCGCCGGAACAACTACGATCACCGTTACTGCTGATGATGGCAACGGCGGAACGGTCGATGCGAGCTTCACTGCTGTCTTTACCGCTCCAGTTCCGGTAAATAATGCACCGACTGTGGCAAACAACATCTCCGACTTGAACAAGTCTATCGATGATGGTACACAAACGACCGATCTCAGTTCGGTCTTCAGTGATGAAGACGGCGACGCGCTTACTCTTTCGGCCGTGTCCTCTAACCCTGGCGTGGCTACCGTTTCGGTGAGCGGCAGCACGCTGACCATTGTACCGGTTAGCGCAGGAACCACAACCATTACCGTGAGCGCCAATGACGGCAACGGCGGCACGGTCGACGCGACCTTCACAGTTACTTTTACTGATGCCGTACCTAATGCTACAGGTATATTCATATCGGAAACTGTTTTTGGCAGTGATTATCTGCAGGCTATTGAACTTTATAATCCTACAGGCGAGAGTATTGACCTATCCAAACTACGAATAGAACGTTCGGACAGTACAGATGTCATAGAGATAGACGATCCGACGGTTGAGCTTAATTCTAAACAAGCTATCGTTATTACTGGTCCTCTCGGAGACTCTTATGACTATTTCTCCCAATCTTTTTTAATTACCGATGACACTAATCCGGTTACCTTATATCTTTATTACGATAATGTACTGGTTGATATAGCTGTAATCAGCCCGTATCAATCCCTCGCGCGGAAATCCGGCAGGATTATTGGATCTACCACCTATGAAGACAGTGACTGGATCGATAGAGGAACAGATTATACAGCTGATCTGCGAACCTATGAGGTTGACTAA
- a CDS encoding S-layer homology domain-containing protein, with protein sequence MTMNKFQKIALSSLLAAALPLSSAAAAAGPVPSSSSSSNLAQLKDASLIKSSLLESVNRAVELGLMGGYSDGKFHPADIVSRQELAAMLFRTLELLPATAKTAYTDVKAASWSSSSINAITAAGIMSGDGTGKFWPKAPITRQESAAMLVRASGQEIIPETADFTPPADWSSVADWAKPYVRTAIVKGYMFLTDGKFLPKAGVQRQEMAGLLISTFFSNTTMENLQSINSGSAVISGVKFALSDPSASLINPDNQDVLKKAEVSFSSSGRTIQSLNTLYLNSSGKEPVAGQEEFSGNLVLDGHGATLDGNLEIRGDYLSVRNLTVRGDLIITPKLLHDFKASNVKVLGETKVLGGDSNTVVFEDSTLNTVDVNKTGVHLETTGSTTAEKVTVSSDATISANAATPLSDVVITGTASQVALNGTVNSTTITGDQPFTLTGNASITNLNVQGTGNVALNSTGTVQNLQVNSSSNVTVNTTTVQTTTNTSTSTTTFSTPVINTAPKVVAPVADRLLTIGTSEVIDLAGVFKDDEQTQLKLVAVSGSSSVVRAVLNGNLLTLSPLKAGSNVTILLSADDQNGKKTTSSFKVTVNTPPATTAAVANQLVVIGDAPREIDLNSWFSDADSDSLIYEAVSSNPVIATAQISGKRLTVTGHTAGTAKVKLTAKDGRGGTAETEITVTVNKNPAAGNMDDQLLQINGAPVEFPLELLFSDDDPDPLTFTAVSSDPASVGTAVYGDKLVLTPQVHGRATVTVHAEDGRGGSSQITFTVNVNTVPQVLTIPARSIKGTDEPATVQLSVYFNDEDGDLLTYSVQSSNPAVATAEVSDDTLKLTPFGHGTTTISVLANDGYAGIVSASFELTVNDPPEIGAAKLGNHALQENGEKLTLDLDTAFTDPDSDDLTYTAASSDNSIAAAAVAGNILSVTPKAHGTATITVTAKDQFGGTAQQTFTADVNGKPVVSAVTAQPLPQYGLPQELQLSSYFTDPEGATLVYAASSADTAIVEAAVTGSKLTLTQKSPGTTIITVQANDGKGGITEHSFNITVLSNQAPVFAGTDKQILQENGSSVDLELSLIFSDPEQDAIFYNTVSEDSSIATSSISGSKLTLTPKASGTVKINVTARDDKGNETNENIEVLVNAAPVAAAGSLQDLDLQESDITRDINLLTAFSDPEGGALTYTVTSSDISIASAAITGSILSVTPKAHGTVTLTVTAKDNYEGTTQRTFTVDVNAKPVVTAITAQQLPQYGLPQELQLSSYFTDPDGDTIVYSVSSADTATVEAAVTGSKLTLTQKAPGTTTVTIQANDGKGGITEHSFNVTVLKNQAPVFAGTDKQILQENGSASDLELSAIFSDPEQDAISYSAVSEDPGIATASLAGSKLTLTPKAPGTVKIKVTASDDKGNETVENIEVFVNAAPIATAGSLPDLNLQENDSAQEINLQPAFTDPEGGALTYTAESNNPAKAAVSVSDGKLTITPKAPGSPVIQVTATDANGGKTQVSFTVNVNAVPKAVTGKLGDTTLYLSSPAAEIILGAAFTDADGDTLSFSASSSNSSSVTAAVTGSTLKLTPAAAGTAIIEVTAQDQRGGQATASFTVTVSAAPPNKAPVAVATISPQLLTPGVTNTRNYDLSQLFEDADGDSLTFTAVIDNAAAGTVEVSGSTLSLSAAANTSASGQVTVTASDGKGGTGTYSFPLRTAQLVTDGFVAIRTKTGVQSISYDISKLFPGQTTFTEYFGTADSTFTGPTTLNGTTWTGQPMPGGYIWIIGADGRAIVLSITVTPQGSGELFFSEYLDGGDGRIALELFYKNTGTPIANPQGYTVEVYRYMKNTKTIVSTSVPINSGWPTQPPYIFIDNIFYDAFDIMNIWYYNDELSLYDPTQFDVVAIVLKKNGQIVDMLGNPTSTQKFLPSGGTIVRKPGIYTGSQQFSLEGEWNVFPKGSYQFFGNHSI encoded by the coding sequence ATGACCATGAATAAGTTTCAAAAAATAGCCCTGTCTTCCCTGCTGGCCGCAGCACTTCCTCTTTCGAGCGCTGCCGCTGCTGCTGGCCCCGTACCAAGCTCCAGCTCTTCCAGTAATCTTGCGCAGCTGAAGGATGCCAGCCTCATTAAGAGCTCACTGCTTGAATCCGTGAACCGCGCCGTGGAGCTTGGCCTGATGGGCGGTTACAGTGACGGAAAATTCCATCCTGCTGACATTGTCAGCAGACAAGAGCTGGCCGCCATGCTATTCCGTACGCTGGAGCTTTTGCCGGCAACAGCCAAAACCGCATATACAGACGTCAAAGCAGCCAGCTGGAGCAGCAGCTCCATCAACGCAATTACTGCGGCCGGTATTATGTCAGGCGATGGAACAGGAAAGTTCTGGCCTAAGGCGCCGATTACCCGCCAGGAATCAGCGGCAATGCTGGTGCGTGCTTCCGGGCAGGAGATTATCCCTGAGACCGCAGACTTTACCCCGCCTGCAGATTGGAGCAGTGTGGCTGATTGGGCCAAACCGTATGTGCGCACCGCCATCGTTAAGGGATACATGTTTCTTACGGACGGTAAGTTTCTGCCAAAAGCAGGAGTTCAGCGGCAGGAGATGGCAGGACTGCTTATTTCGACGTTCTTCTCTAATACAACGATGGAGAATTTGCAGAGTATTAACAGCGGCAGCGCTGTAATCAGCGGTGTGAAGTTCGCCTTGTCGGACCCATCTGCAAGCCTTATTAACCCCGACAACCAGGACGTTCTGAAAAAAGCCGAAGTTTCCTTTTCCTCCAGCGGCAGAACCATTCAATCCCTGAACACACTGTATCTGAACAGCAGCGGTAAAGAACCGGTTGCAGGACAGGAGGAATTCAGTGGCAATCTCGTACTTGACGGACATGGCGCAACACTGGATGGAAATTTGGAGATTCGCGGAGATTACCTGTCCGTACGCAATCTGACTGTTCGCGGGGACCTGATCATCACCCCAAAGCTGCTGCATGATTTTAAAGCCTCAAATGTAAAAGTGCTCGGTGAAACGAAGGTGTTAGGCGGCGACAGCAATACTGTAGTGTTTGAAGATTCTACCCTGAATACAGTGGATGTTAATAAAACAGGCGTACATCTTGAAACGACAGGCAGCACTACAGCCGAAAAAGTCACCGTCTCCTCTGATGCAACGATCAGCGCAAATGCGGCAACCCCACTAAGCGATGTTGTTATTACTGGAACCGCCAGCCAGGTTGCTCTCAACGGTACTGTCAACAGCACAACAATAACGGGAGACCAACCCTTTACTCTGACCGGAAATGCTTCCATTACTAACCTGAATGTTCAAGGTACCGGTAACGTGGCGCTAAATAGTACAGGTACTGTGCAAAATCTGCAGGTAAACAGCAGCTCTAACGTTACAGTGAACACTACAACAGTGCAGACTACAACTAATACGTCCACATCCACGACCACCTTTTCGACTCCAGTTATAAATACGGCACCCAAAGTTGTTGCACCGGTTGCAGACCGCCTACTTACAATTGGTACCAGCGAAGTTATCGATCTTGCTGGCGTATTTAAAGATGATGAACAAACCCAGCTTAAGTTAGTGGCTGTCTCGGGTAGCTCTTCTGTAGTTAGAGCTGTCTTAAACGGTAACCTACTGACACTCAGTCCGTTAAAAGCCGGCAGCAACGTCACCATTCTGCTGTCTGCAGATGATCAGAACGGAAAGAAAACGACATCCAGCTTCAAAGTCACTGTGAATACTCCGCCGGCTACAACAGCCGCAGTCGCTAATCAGTTAGTTGTAATTGGCGATGCCCCCCGTGAAATTGATTTGAACAGCTGGTTCAGCGATGCTGATTCAGACAGCCTGATCTACGAGGCAGTAAGCAGCAATCCTGTGATCGCTACAGCTCAGATCTCGGGCAAAAGACTCACTGTGACAGGCCATACTGCCGGCACAGCCAAGGTTAAGCTCACTGCAAAAGATGGCCGTGGCGGTACAGCCGAAACCGAAATCACAGTTACGGTCAATAAAAATCCCGCGGCAGGTAATATGGATGACCAGCTGCTGCAGATTAACGGAGCTCCGGTTGAGTTCCCGCTGGAGCTGCTTTTCTCGGATGATGATCCTGATCCCCTTACTTTCACTGCCGTATCCAGTGATCCGGCCAGTGTAGGAACGGCAGTATACGGCGATAAGCTGGTTTTGACACCGCAGGTGCATGGTAGAGCAACCGTTACAGTACATGCGGAGGACGGACGCGGCGGTTCGAGCCAGATCACTTTTACCGTTAATGTCAACACTGTTCCGCAAGTGTTGACCATTCCGGCAAGATCGATCAAAGGTACAGATGAGCCGGCCACGGTCCAGCTTTCTGTTTATTTCAATGATGAAGACGGAGATCTGCTTACTTATTCGGTGCAGTCAAGTAACCCGGCAGTTGCCACAGCCGAAGTTTCCGATGATACATTGAAACTAACTCCTTTCGGGCATGGAACCACTACAATATCCGTGCTGGCCAATGACGGCTACGCCGGTATTGTCTCGGCAAGCTTTGAGCTTACTGTAAATGATCCGCCAGAGATCGGGGCTGCAAAACTGGGTAATCACGCGCTGCAGGAGAACGGTGAAAAGCTGACACTCGACCTGGACACTGCTTTTACTGATCCCGACAGCGATGACCTCACTTACACGGCGGCCAGCTCGGATAACAGCATTGCTGCCGCAGCTGTTGCAGGCAATATTTTAAGTGTAACGCCAAAAGCTCACGGGACCGCAACAATTACAGTGACAGCAAAAGATCAATTCGGCGGCACTGCACAGCAGACTTTTACCGCTGACGTTAATGGCAAGCCGGTTGTTTCGGCTGTCACTGCCCAGCCGCTGCCGCAATACGGTCTTCCGCAGGAGCTTCAGCTTTCCTCCTATTTCACTGATCCGGAAGGGGCTACTCTCGTGTATGCCGCTTCCTCAGCGGACACTGCAATAGTTGAAGCTGCGGTAACCGGCAGCAAGCTTACCTTGACGCAGAAATCTCCGGGAACAACTATCATTACTGTTCAAGCAAATGACGGTAAGGGCGGAATCACCGAGCATAGCTTTAATATTACAGTGCTCAGCAATCAGGCTCCGGTCTTTGCCGGCACTGACAAACAGATCCTGCAGGAGAACGGCAGCTCCGTCGATCTCGAGCTGTCATTAATCTTCAGTGATCCGGAGCAGGATGCGATCTTCTACAATACTGTATCGGAAGACTCCAGCATTGCTACCTCATCCATTTCCGGAAGCAAGCTTACGCTTACACCTAAAGCAAGCGGCACTGTTAAGATTAACGTGACGGCCCGTGACGATAAGGGCAATGAAACTAACGAGAATATTGAAGTGCTGGTTAATGCGGCTCCAGTCGCTGCTGCGGGAAGTCTTCAGGATCTGGATTTGCAGGAAAGCGACATTACCCGGGATATCAATCTGCTGACTGCTTTTTCCGACCCAGAGGGCGGTGCGCTGACCTATACGGTGACCAGCTCGGACATTAGCATTGCCTCTGCAGCTATCACCGGCAGTATCCTGAGCGTAACACCAAAAGCTCATGGAACCGTGACGCTGACTGTGACGGCGAAGGATAACTATGAAGGTACTACCCAGCGGACGTTTACCGTTGACGTTAATGCCAAGCCGGTTGTCACGGCTATCACAGCCCAGCAGCTGCCGCAATACGGGCTTCCGCAGGAGCTTCAGCTGTCTTCCTATTTCACTGACCCTGATGGGGATACAATTGTGTACTCTGTTTCCTCAGCTGATACCGCAACAGTCGAAGCTGCTGTGACCGGCAGCAAGCTTACCTTGACGCAAAAAGCTCCGGGAACAACTACTGTCACTATTCAGGCCAATGACGGTAAGGGTGGAATCACAGAGCACAGCTTTAATGTTACGGTGCTGAAGAATCAGGCCCCGGTCTTTGCCGGTACTGACAAACAGATCCTGCAGGAAAACGGCAGCGCCTCCGACCTCGAGCTGTCCGCTATTTTCAGTGATCCGGAGCAGGATGCGATCTCTTACAGTGCTGTATCAGAAGACCCCGGCATCGCTACCGCTTCACTTGCCGGAAGTAAGCTTACACTTACACCTAAAGCACCCGGCACCGTTAAGATTAAAGTGACAGCCAGTGACGATAAGGGCAATGAAACTGTCGAAAACATTGAAGTATTCGTAAACGCAGCTCCAATTGCCACTGCGGGAAGCCTGCCGGATTTAAATTTGCAGGAGAACGACAGCGCACAGGAGATTAATCTGCAGCCTGCCTTTACTGATCCGGAAGGCGGTGCGCTTACTTATACTGCCGAATCAAACAACCCGGCAAAAGCGGCAGTATCTGTATCGGATGGCAAACTTACAATTACACCAAAAGCGCCCGGTTCCCCCGTCATCCAGGTGACTGCCACCGATGCTAACGGGGGCAAAACACAGGTGTCCTTTACCGTAAATGTCAACGCCGTACCAAAGGCAGTAACCGGCAAGCTAGGGGATACAACGCTCTACTTAAGCAGTCCGGCGGCTGAAATAATTCTGGGTGCAGCCTTCACCGATGCTGATGGAGATACGCTCAGCTTCAGTGCCAGCTCAAGTAACAGCAGCAGCGTCACTGCAGCTGTTACGGGCAGCACTCTGAAGCTGACCCCGGCAGCTGCAGGAACCGCTATAATTGAAGTAACTGCACAGGATCAGCGCGGAGGACAAGCTACAGCCTCATTTACGGTGACTGTGTCCGCTGCACCGCCGAATAAAGCACCGGTAGCAGTAGCTACAATTTCACCGCAGCTTCTGACGCCCGGTGTCACCAATACGCGCAATTACGACCTGTCCCAGCTCTTTGAAGATGCTGACGGTGACAGCCTGACCTTTACAGCCGTCATCGATAATGCAGCAGCCGGAACCGTCGAGGTTTCGGGAAGTACGTTATCTTTGTCAGCGGCAGCCAATACTTCCGCCAGCGGTCAGGTAACGGTTACGGCTTCAGACGGCAAGGGCGGAACAGGAACCTACAGCTTCCCGTTAAGAACGGCTCAGCTTGTAACTGACGGGTTCGTAGCCATCCGTACCAAGACTGGGGTACAGTCTATCTCTTACGATATTTCGAAGCTGTTTCCGGGCCAGACAACCTTTACAGAGTATTTCGGGACCGCTGACAGTACCTTTACCGGTCCGACAACACTGAACGGTACCACCTGGACAGGCCAGCCAATGCCCGGGGGCTATATATGGATCATTGGCGCTGACGGGCGGGCGATCGTGCTGTCCATTACAGTGACCCCGCAAGGATCCGGCGAGCTGTTCTTCTCAGAATATCTGGATGGCGGAGACGGACGAATCGCTCTGGAGCTATTTTACAAAAATACAGGTACTCCAATTGCGAACCCCCAGGGGTATACCGTTGAAGTGTACAGGTATATGAAGAATACTAAGACCATCGTGAGTACATCTGTACCTATTAATTCAGGATGGCCGACTCAACCGCCTTACATTTTTATCGACAATATTTTTTACGATGCGTTTGATATTATGAATATCTGGTATTACAATGACGAGCTTTCACTCTATGATCCAACCCAATTTGACGTTGTAGCCATTGTCCTCAAAAAGAACGGTCAAATCGTGGATATGTTAGGCAATCCGACATCCACCCAGAAATTTCTGCCGTCCGGCGGAACGATTGTCCGCAAGCCCGGCATTTATACCGGCTCGCAGCAGTTCTCGCTGGAGGGAGAATGGAACGTGTTCCCTAAAGGAAGCTATCAGTTCTTCGGAAATCACTCGATTTAA
- a CDS encoding ferredoxin family protein — MIELVSRDRCIGCKLCVKVCPTNVFEMQGKLAVIARQEDCQTCFMCEAYCPVDALYVAPQGEVSVQVNEQELISSGLLGSWRAEIGWNPGAEETMAERDTTPFFEVFTETYRGQ; from the coding sequence ATGATCGAACTGGTCAGCAGGGACCGCTGTATCGGCTGCAAGCTGTGTGTGAAGGTGTGCCCGACCAATGTGTTTGAGATGCAGGGCAAGCTTGCCGTTATTGCCCGGCAGGAGGACTGCCAGACCTGCTTCATGTGCGAAGCCTACTGTCCTGTGGACGCGCTATATGTAGCACCGCAAGGCGAGGTATCCGTTCAGGTTAATGAACAGGAGCTGATCAGCTCAGGGCTGCTCGGCAGCTGGCGGGCGGAGATCGGCTGGAATCCGGGGGCAGAGGAGACGATGGCGGAGCGGGATACAACGCCTTTCTTTGAGGTGTTCACGGAGACGTACCGGGGCCAATAA